ctttcttcccttcttcttttcctccatctctctttctttgttattttctccattaaaacatgaaaaattttaaactgcTTTGATAATAGTATCTGaacaatatttttgttgttgttgtgattatAGTTGCAAATAGCTTTTCATGTTTTGAATGTTCTCCTTCCCTTCTAATCCAACTCAATTTTCATGTGCTACCTTAAGGACAATTGTAGATTTCATGTGGCCTTCCTATAGAATCATGGAATTTATGAAAACAAAGGTTGAACGAGGATTAACTAGACAGTATCAGAATCATTCATAGCTCCTCAAAAAGGGCTTTAGTTCTTAGATGAGCCACAATCTTTAGTTTAAAATACCTTGCAGTTCTAAGGTCACATAAGGGCTAACCAAAATCAATGGCTGTTTGaaacaatattttgaaatctttggTACCTGTGAAGAACTAGAATTCATGTTTGCTCTACCTAAATGGCAGCAACTTTCTTGAAATGTATGTTTATCATTTTATGGAGTTTTTTCATTTCAGTGTTTCAATTCCATATAGCTTCCTGGAACATGCTACTTAAaacatttctctccttctctcactgacATTGTGCTCTTAAGTATTGGTATATGTAATAGTCAATATAAACTGAGTGTGATGACATTATTTGTGAACACTTGGCCTCAGGGTGCTGAAATGAATGATGCTATCCCTGAAGTGTTGTGGTTGGTAGTCAGCCTGGCCAAAAGCCCTGCCTTGCTGACAAAAACAATGCCAGTTCTGGGAACCTGCCCTGCTTGCCTGAGGGCATGTGATGCTAGATTGATCCAGCATTCCTACTGCCTGCTGAAATTTAGTTGGTGAATGCTTCAAAGACTTTTGAGTTTTTCCCATTGTCCCTTTTCATTCTCCCTATCTAAGTATAAAACCAGTTCTTGGAAGGCTTCTTCAATATTTGGACAAAGTATTGAGCAACACCACTTTAAAAGTTTAGTACTCAGCACTTAGTCATCTAGCTGActgcaggaagaaggaaaaaaataaaaatgaacttactCCTGAATACACTAACAAATACACTGAGGGATCAACATTtatcgaactggaaaaaaaataagaggttCATGTGGGAAGTGAGGATAATGGAGCAGAGGGAGGGACTCAGGGGCTTATGGAAGTGGAGAAGAAACAtgcaaacagattttttaaaatgtctttcaaaGATCTAAAGCCTAAAATCTGCTTGGAAAGAGAGTAGAGGGAAGTAAACACATAGGATAGCCTACCTTTGTATTTTCCCCCAAAACTCAGACCTCCCCAACCCTACTTCTAATTGTTACACAAGGTGATGTGATTCTCAGGTGAACCACTTAGGCAATGCTCAATAAATAGCAATAAGTAGCTTTTGAATGAATGTTTACCTTATGTGTCTCTACTGTGTTAATGTAATCAtgattaaggatttttttttttttttttggtaaattaaAAGGTTCAACCCCACATCCTTAAGGGGAACGAAAAGGAAAAACTATGGGGAAAATGGCTCCCTCTCTGAAATCTGTCCTGGGGAACACACATCTATGGATGGGCAGAAAAGAGTGATTCAAAGAAGCAGGAATATAGGTTAAATCtaaaagaaggagggaaagaaggaggaggggaaggaagaaaggaaggatttAAGTAAGGATGTAAATAATAGAGGGAAATTTCCATCCTTGAATGAGGCCAAGAGATGGTCTGATCAAGTCAGACCCAGCATGACAAGTAGGTGTTATTTTGCCCCGTTGATAGGAAAAGATTCAAAAGAAGGGGGAAAGGTGATCTTTTTGTAGTCACATGGCTTGTCAAAGATGAAACTGAAGTCAGATGTCAGgcactttaaaaaagtttttttttttttaattttctctctccttctagcATGCTGgaaaattttattagaaaagtagagGTGGAGATGGGTTTTTGTACAATAAAATGGTGATGAGCTATAGCGTAGATTCAGGAAAAATGTAAGATGGTTGGGTTTCATTGTCCCCACCTCTCTGACAGAGAACCTTTGGCCACCAGTAAGAGAGGCCCCCAAGTACCCCCACTGTGATAAACTATGGAAACAGAGTTTTGGCAGGGCCTTTGAGTCATGGGCCTCAAACTCTGTGAGGAGATTTGAGAATAGTGTATTTTCTATTCTGAAAGGCCTTGTTAAGCCAGTTAAAGATGGATTTGCATATTGGTTAGGAAATCAGTGGACCTGCCCAGTTttaggcagctccacttccccctgGGTGGGGCAGCAAGCTCTATAAAAAGACCCTGTATGGCATGACCATCAAACTCCTTCTACCTGAGTACCAGTGTACTTCGGAGAACCTGGTGAGTCTGATTGCCTTAGCACACCTGCTTTTTTCATGCTTCAAAATGTTGAGTTGAACCAGAGGGCAGTAAGTGTGATGTTCCAAAGTTATGGTCATGGGCCTGATGGTACGTAGGCAATGGAGGGGGCATTATGCTGTACCATTTTATCTTGATTTTTGGTAGATAGTGTGATGTTCATGCGGACAAAGGAGTTGACAGGAAAGCTTGGATTTGAAGAAGAATATAGAACAAGCTGTTTTTCATTTCCGAAGCTTTCTGTTATCTCTTCAAAAGTTTATGAATTAATAGGTGTGATGTTCTTGAATACACCTGGATTCAACTCCTTGGCTCTGTGTCCAAATCATTTTACTACATTTTCATAAGAGGTAGTGATGATAGTAGATGATGGTGACCTTGTTCAGCACATTTTAATTTGTGATTCCTTTTCTTGATGACactattttttttgcaaataataTGTCTtggtcttttgtttttaataacagagatattttctttgcaaaaatGTGTTTTCCTTAGTGTTGATGAGGTCATTTTCtaaagcagaaggaaaaagaatcCTAAGTAGGATATTAAGGGAGTAATGTATATATTTTAGATAGTTGGGGAAATAATACCCCATAGTATTATGTAAAACCACATCGTCTTCCGCTGTAGGAGTCCCTTCCTGTGGAACTGTTACGTTTCTTTTCCAGACTCTGAGACTCCATTAAGATGTCTTATCAACAGCAGCAGAGCAAGCAGCCCTGCCAACCTCCTCCTGTGTGCCCACCCCCAAAATGTCCTGAACCTTGCCCACCTCCGCAGACCCAGCAGAAGTGCCCGCCGGTGCAGCCTCCCCCACCAACCCAGCAGAAGTGCCCGCCGGTGCAGCCTCCCCCACCAACCCAGCAGAAGTGCCCGCCGGTGCAGCCTCCCCCACCAACCCAGCAGAAGTACCCACCCAAGAGCAAGTAACAGCTTCAGAATTCTTCAGGATCATGGAAATTCGACAGTTCACCTGGCTTCCCTGCTATTTCTACATCTCCTCTTTTAACGCCGATCATAAATGTAGAGGGAACTCCTCCAGTCTTTAATCTGAATTTTGCCTCTGATGATTTCTGATACCAAATGGTGGCCTTCCCGGGGCTATTACACTGCTGGTCTCCAGAAGGTGGCCAAGCAAGGGCAGCCCTCACTGTACCAGCGTCTCAGGATTTCAGAAGGCACAGTGACAGCTCTCCCACTGGATACCATCAGAGGAGCCATTTGATGTCTTATGCTCTGTTTGCCTCCTGGGCAGGGGTCTCAACCACCTGGCAGTTGTAACTCTCCTTTCACTTTctgaaataaagtaaattttcTGTGTGATGCGATatatgtttcttttcttaaaaaaaaaaaaaaaaaacagctcaaaAAATTTTAACTACCATAAAAATGTACAGGTGACCTCAAAAGCAAAATGGAGAGGATCACAGGAAACAGTGAACTGGAAGGTAGAGTAATAGAAGTGaccaaatctgccttttcaaaatggGAATCATTAacagcttattttattttgtttttgttttttcccccaaggataattatttttcttttaagaagtttttaaaatagtaattgtacatatttaaggTGTCAGTATATTTTCAATAACTACAAAAATTATAATGCTCAAGATAAGGTAAACgatatttattttacaatattCTATGATTGAAGGCTTAGAgcctctttttttctatttgctcaTACAACTCTATGTACAGTTATTATGAACTACAATTGCCACACCATTCTGTATGATGCTAGGAACTTATTCTTTCCATCTGTCCCAGACTGGGTACCCATTATTCAAACTCTTTTTATTCCCTGACTCCTCTTAGATTATGGTGATCACTCTTCCATGTTCATGTTGAGCTTTTTGGGGGGTAGGAGGAGGGAGTCTCAGATATAAAGAAAACCATGTAGTATTTGTCTTCTGCACCTGGTTTATTATGTTCATTTTGCTTTCAGGATTTCATCATTCTTTGTGGCTGAATAGAATTCCTTTGTGTACATATACCGCACTTTCTTTGTCCATTTATCTGATCATTGTAAGCAGTGCTGCATTAAACATGGTGAAGCAGGTATTTACTTGGTACAACGATTCATGTCTTTTGGATTTACACCCCAATAGTGTGATTCCTGGATTATGTGGCAATTCTATTTctagattttaaagaaatttccatattgttttctttttctcctttttattaagatttatttattttattgcaaagtcagatatacagacagcaggagagacagagaggaagatcttctgtctgatgattcactccccaagtgagcgcaacagccggtgctgcgccaatccgaagctgggaaccaggaacctcttccgggtctcccacgcgggtgcagtgtcccaaggctttggtctttgctcaactgctttcccaggcctcaagcagggagctggatgggaagtggagctgccaggattagaaccggcgcccatatgggatcctggcacgttcaaggtgaggactttaaccacaaggccatgccgccgggccccatattgtTTTCTATAGTGACTACACTGATTTACATTCTCACACATGGTGCCTATGTGCTCTTTCTTCACATTCTTAGCATCTGTTACTCTGTAATTCTGGTAATTTAACATGGATGTGGTGTTATCTTGGTCTTGATCTACATTTATCAGATGAATAGttatgcagaatatttttttcacatatttgttgACAGTTTGCATTTTTCCTTTGGAGAACTATTTGGATCCTTTGCACAGTCCTTAACTGGATtggtttttgctgttgctgtttgttGAGTTCCTGGATATTATTCCTTTGTCAGATAAAACGCTTTCAAGTATTttgtcccattctgttggttgtctcttcactctattattttctttattatgcaGATGAATCTGGTGTAAttccatttgtttagttttgcttttgttgtttgagTGTTTGGGGTCTTATCCAAAAACACCATTGCATACACAAATAACTTGAGGTTATTTCCTCTATTTTCTACCAGTAATTTCGTTTTATTGATTCCTCTTGAGTTAATTCT
This window of the Ochotona princeps isolate mOchPri1 chromosome 2, mOchPri1.hap1, whole genome shotgun sequence genome carries:
- the LOC131479601 gene encoding small proline-rich protein 2I-like; its protein translation is MSYQQQQSKQPCQPPPVCPPPKCPEPCPPPQTQQKCPPVQPPPPTQQKCPPVQPPPPTQQKCPPVQPPPPTQQKYPPKSK